DNA sequence from the Planctomycetota bacterium genome:
ATCGACGAAGGAGCGGCGCGGAATACCCGCGACGTTGACATCCTGATTCGTCGCTCTGACTTCGCGGCAGCCCGTCAGATTTTGGAATCTTGCGGCTTCGTTTACGTTCAAACAAGGGACGTCGATATGTTCTTGGACGGGCCAAACTCGCGCCCCAGTGAAGCGGTGCATATTCTGTACGCCAGCGAAAAGGTCAAGCCAGCGTATGTGAATGCCTCGCCCGACGTTGACGAATCTGAGCGAGATCAGGCGTTCAATGTCGTGGGGCTCGAAGCGCTTGTGCGAATGAAATTGAACTCGAATCGAGACAAGGATCGAACTCATTTGCGCGATCTGATCGGCGTCGGGCTTATTGACGGGTCATGGCCAGCGCGGTTCGACTCGCCACTCGATCAGCGATTGCAAGACTTGCTCGACACGCCCGAGGGGTAAAATAACAGCTCGGCCCGCGCGAAGCGAACCGAGCTGTTTGAGGGTAAGTTAGGCTGCTTCCGCAGCTCAAATCTCAGCTTAATACCGGTAGTGTTCCGGCTTGTACGGGCCTTCGGCTGGAATGTCCAGGTAGTCGGCCTGCTTCTTGGTGAGCTTGGTCAGCTTCACGCCCAGTTGGTCCAAGTGGAGCCGGGCGACTTCTTCGTCCAGCTTCTTGGGCAGCATGTGGACGCCCAGCGAGTACTTTTCGGTCTCGGTC
Encoded proteins:
- a CDS encoding nucleotidyltransferase family protein, with amino-acid sequence MKPLGPISWERMIRAVEKVRERLMRATAALERAGVPYAVAGGNAVAAWVSRIDEGAARNTRDVDILIRRSDFAAARQILESCGFVYVQTRDVDMFLDGPNSRPSEAVHILYASEKVKPAYVNASPDVDESERDQAFNVVGLEALVRMKLNSNRDKDRTHLRDLIGVGLIDGSWPARFDSPLDQRLQDLLDTPEG